One part of the Arabidopsis thaliana chromosome 1 sequence genome encodes these proteins:
- the MEI1 gene encoding transcription coactivator (meiosis defective 1 (MEI1); FUNCTIONS IN: transcription coactivator activity; INVOLVED IN: female meiosis, reciprocal meiotic recombination, response to DNA damage stimulus, male meiosis; LOCATED IN: intracellular; CONTAINS InterPro DOMAIN/s: BRCT (InterPro:IPR001357); BEST Arabidopsis thaliana protein match is: BRCT domain-containing DNA repair protein (TAIR:AT3G43930.2); Has 1189 Blast hits to 732 proteins in 163 species: Archae - 0; Bacteria - 0; Metazoa - 465; Fungi - 465; Plants - 183; Viruses - 0; Other Eukaryotes - 76 (source: NCBI BLink).): MKTTQLFKGANVFMSRNLVPPEVFDTLLDAFKLNGAEIFLCCDPSRSGPSDFHVIASPDHEKFKDLKAKGCNLIGPQCALFCAKEGRPLPQRGFTCCLAMDGLKVLASGFLVDEKVKIKELVTSMGGVLLSRASSDVNFVIVKNVLAAKYKWALNKKPIVTLNWLHRCWNEHRVVPQEPYKIPPFSGLTICVTRIPADERKGMEKVISEYGGSYSAELTKSCTHLIADAAEGDKYKVARKWGHIQIVTRKWFQQSIDKKVCLNEESYPVLGSIPLTRGVRDLGVHNGLEKFPSAATASAADSYVSCAQSRDSDIEASASQNVFPTSMNPSTDVKEPGGGPTARPQEQNIDGCTARDSESEDNDLYLSDCRIFLLGFEASEMRKLAKLVRRGGGSRYMLLNERMTHIVVGTPSESEKREARSVAASGVIQVVIPSWLEDCDREKKEIPVHNIYTANHLILPRDSACLTKGSFARMSSMEQTKNTHDQTMVYDSSSRSINVSNGPATLLGKNKEAMQEFGRKDEIHTGRKIVSPTQKETLISLVTCESKEQRSIQCEFSGQNDQERKSSVFKGETFCFSHSFPEDRRPQIVEWVNQGGGEVVNDPLINNAHFTIECHGGFQSTETTQTIYVSSHWVRNCLKVGCLLAVSSHILYSPLPCQTPLPGFESLCICSSQHNEKNVELLRNLSVVLGADFVERLTRKVTHLICNFAKGDKYVRASKWGIISVTPDWLYECVRQNQVVCTDNFHPRELTTQDREAGSQFHTQFVPMASRDSMSLPVSHSEDREKIQSFAGKSGCGKGEVYNRLGEIGKEQTFPSKKAKLLRDGQESDVFPVRELPSNCDRPSHSGDGIVTGYDVASGREVPDVADTIEDLLEQTSKIQDQKSPGRILEKTHFSTSEQYNTGNHSVTGLSRHWINRVHKNDDMGSPPGDATTDTYGNFSETQTESQVVGYEEDLSGRQMLIDRVRTRSSLT; encoded by the exons ATGAAGACGACGCAACTGTTCAAAGGGGCAAATGTTTTTATGTCTCGGAATCTGGTGCCTCCTGAAGTCTTCGACACACTTCTCGATGCTTTCAAGCTTAACGGTGCCGAAATCTTCCTCTGCTGCGACCCATCTCGGAGTGGTCCCTCTGATTTCCATGTCATCGCTTCTCCCGATCAT GAGAAATTTAAGGATCTTAAAGCCAAGGGTTGTAACTTAATAG GTCCGCAATGTGCGCTCTTCTGTGCAAAAGAGGGTAGACCACTGCCACAAAGGGGATTCACTTGTTGCCTAGCCATGGATGGTCTAAAAGTTCTTGCTTCTGGTTTTCTGGTAGATGAGAAG GTCAAGATCAAGGAGTTGGTTACTTCCATGGGGGGCGTTTTACTTTCCAGAGCTTCTTCTGATGTGAACTTCGTCATTGTGAAAAATGTCTTGGCTGCCAAGTACAAG TGGGCCCTGAATAAGAAGCCAATCGTTACTCTGAATTGGTTACATCGGTGTTGGAATGAGCACCGTGTGGTTCCTCAGGAACCATATAAGATTCCTCCTTTTTCTGGATTGACAATCTGTGTCACAAGAATTCCAGCAG ATGAACGCAAGGGAATGGAAAAGGTAATTTCAGAATATGGAGGGAGCTACTCTGCTGAGCTAACAAAGAGTTGTACACATTTGATCGCTGAT GCTGCTGAAGGTGACAAATACAAAGTTGCTCGAAAATGGGGTCACATTCAAATTGTCACACGGAAATGGTTTCAGCAGTCCATCGATAAAAAGG TTTGTCTCAATGAAGAGTCATATCCTGTTCTCGGTTCCATACCCTTGACAAGAGGAGTGCGAGATTTGGGGGTTCATAATGGTCTAGAAAAGTTTCCTTCGGCTGCAACTGCGTCCGCGGCAGATTCATATGTTTCTTGTGCTCAGTCTAGAGACTCAGATATAGAAGCTTCTGCTTCACAAAATGTTTTTCCCACTTCTATGAATCCCAGTACCGATGTTAAAGAACCAGGTGGAGGCCCAACGGCAAGGCCGCAAGAGCAAAACATTGATGGTTGTACTGCCAGGGATTCAGAATCCGAAGACAATGACTTGTACTTATCAGATTGTAGAATTTTCTTGCTTGGTTTTGAAGCTTCTGAAATGCGTAAACTTGCTAAGTTGGTCCGCAGAGGTGGTGGATCCCGGTATATGCTGCTTAACGAAAGAATGACTCATATTGTTGTTGGAACTCCTTCAGAGAG TGAGAAAAGAGAAGCAAGGAGTGTTGCAGCTTCTGGTGTCATTCAAGTAGTCATACCCAGTTGGCTTGAAGATTGTGATcgtgagaaaaaagaaatccccgttcataatatatatactgcTAACCACTTGATTCTTCCAAGAG aTTCTGCATGCTTGACCAAGGGGTCATTTGCAAGGATGTCAAGTATGGAACAGACTAAAAATACTCACGACCAGACCATGGtatatgattcttcttcaaggAGTATCAATGTCTCAAATGGGCCAGCAACTTTACtgggaaaaaacaaagaagcaatGCAGGAATTTGGCAGAAAAGATGAGATTCATACAGGAAGAAAAATAGTATCACCCACGCAAAAAGAAACACTTATTTCCCTTGTAACTTGTGAAAGCAAAGAACAACGGAGTATTCAATGTGAATTCAGTGGTCAGAACGATCAAGAAAGAAAGTCATCTGTATTTAAGGGggaaacattttgtttctcGCATTCTTTTCCTGAAGATAGG CGACCGCAAATCGTGGAATGGGTGAATCAAGGAGGGGGAGAGGTGGTAAATGATCCTTTGATAAATAACGCACATTTTACTATTGAATGCCATGGTGGGTTCCAAAGTACCGAGACTACCCAAACTATCTATGTCTCAAGTCATTGGGTTCGAAATTGTTTAAAG GTTGGTTGTTTACTTGCTGTTAGTAGTCATATCCTCTACTCACCTCTTCCCTGCCAGACACCTTTGCCTGGATTCGAAAGCCTTTGCATATGTAGTTCCCAACATAATGAGAAGAATGTAGAACTCCTGAGAAATTTGAGTGTCGTTCTTGGAGCAGATTTTGTGGAAAGACTAACCAGGAAAGTGACTCACTTGATATGCAACTTTGCAAAAGGAGATAAGTATGTGAGAGCTTCCAAGTGGGGAATAATTTCCGTGACACCTGACTGGCTTTATGAATGTGTTAGACAG AATCAAGTTGTTTGTACAGATAACTTCCATCCAAGGGAATTGACCACTCAAGATCGAGAAGCAGGGTCTCAGTTTCATACACAGTTTGTACCAATGGCCTCAAGGGACAGTATGTCTCTACCTGTAAGTCACTCTGAAGACAGGgaaaaaattcaaagttttgCTGGCAAAAGTGGTTGCGGGAAAGGTGAAGTATATAACAGACTTGGAGAAATTGGAAAGGAACAAACTTTTCCGTCTAAGAAGGCAAAACTTTTGAGAGATGGTCAAGAAAGTGATGTGTTTCCTGTGAGAGAACTTCCAAGCAATTGTGATCGTCCTTCGCATTCTGGAGATGGCATTGTGACTGGATATGATGTAGCAAGTGGTCGTGAAGTTCCAGATGTGGCTGATACTATTGAGGATCTGTTAGAGCAGACAAGCAAA ATTCAAGATCAGAAGTCTCCTGGGAGGATTTTAGAAAAGACT CATTTTTCAACTAGTGAACAATACAACACTGGGAATCACTCTGTCACTGGCCTGTCTAGACACTGGATAAACAG GGTCCATAAGAATGACGACATGGGCAGTCCTCCAGGAGATGCAACTACTGACACTTACGGAAACTTTAGTGAGACGCAGACAGAATCACAG GTTGTTGGTTACGAGGAAGATCTTTCAGGAAGGCAGATGCTTATAGACAGAGTTAGAACACGAAGCAGCTTAACATAA
- the MEI1 gene encoding transcription coactivator (meiosis defective 1 (MEI1); FUNCTIONS IN: transcription coactivator activity; INVOLVED IN: female meiosis, reciprocal meiotic recombination, response to DNA damage stimulus, male meiosis; LOCATED IN: intracellular; CONTAINS InterPro DOMAIN/s: BRCT (InterPro:IPR001357).), with translation MKTTQLFKGANVFMSRNLVPPEVFDTLLDAFKLNGAEIFLCCDPSRSGPSDFHEKFKDLKAKGCNLIGPQCALFCAKEGRPLPQRGFTCCLAMDGLKVLASGFLVDEKVKIKELVTSMGGVLLSRASSDVNFVIVKNVLAAKYKWALNKKPIVTLNWLHRCWNEHRVVPQEPYKIPPFSGLTICVTRIPADERKGMEKVISEYGGSYSAELTKSCDKYKVARKWGHIQIVTRKWFQQSIDKKVCLNEESYPVLGSIPLTRGVRDLGVHNGLEKFPSAATASAADSYVSCAQSRDSDIEASASQNVFPTSMNPSTDVKEPGGGPTARPQEQNIDGCTARDSESEDNDLYLSDCRIFLLGFEASEMRKLAKLVRRGGGSRYMLLNERMTHIVVGTPSESEKREARSVAASGVIQVVIPSWLEDCDREKKEIPVHNIYTANHLILPRDSACLTKGSFARMSSMEQTKNTHDQTMVYDSSSRSINVSNGPATLLGKNKEAMQEFGRKDEIHTGRKIVSPTQKETLISLVTCESKEQRSIQCEFSGQNDQERKSSVFKGETFCFSHSFPEDRRPQIVEWVNQGGGEVVNDPLINNAHFTIECHGGFQSTETTQTIYVSSHWVRNCLKVGCLLAVSSHILYSPLPCQTPLPGFESLCICSSQHNEKNVELLRNLSVVLGADFVERLTRKVTHLICNFAKGDKYVRASKWGIISVTPDWLYECVRQNQVVCTDNFHPRELTTQDREAGSQFHTQFVPMASRDSMSLPVSHSEDREKIQSFAGKSGCGKGEVYNRLGEIGKEQTFPSKKAKLLRDGQESDVFPVRELPSNCDRPSHSGDGIVTGYDVASGREVPDVADTIEDLLEQTSKIQDQKSPGRILEKTHFSTSEQYNTGNHSVTGLSRHWINRVHKNDDMGSPPGDATTDTYGNFSETQTESQVVGYEEDLSGRQMLIDRVRTRSSLT, from the exons ATGAAGACGACGCAACTGTTCAAAGGGGCAAATGTTTTTATGTCTCGGAATCTGGTGCCTCCTGAAGTCTTCGACACACTTCTCGATGCTTTCAAGCTTAACGGTGCCGAAATCTTCCTCTGCTGCGACCCATCTCGGAGTGGTCCCTCTGATTTCCAT GAGAAATTTAAGGATCTTAAAGCCAAGGGTTGTAACTTAATAG GTCCGCAATGTGCGCTCTTCTGTGCAAAAGAGGGTAGACCACTGCCACAAAGGGGATTCACTTGTTGCCTAGCCATGGATGGTCTAAAAGTTCTTGCTTCTGGTTTTCTGGTAGATGAGAAG GTCAAGATCAAGGAGTTGGTTACTTCCATGGGGGGCGTTTTACTTTCCAGAGCTTCTTCTGATGTGAACTTCGTCATTGTGAAAAATGTCTTGGCTGCCAAGTACAAG TGGGCCCTGAATAAGAAGCCAATCGTTACTCTGAATTGGTTACATCGGTGTTGGAATGAGCACCGTGTGGTTCCTCAGGAACCATATAAGATTCCTCCTTTTTCTGGATTGACAATCTGTGTCACAAGAATTCCAGCAG ATGAACGCAAGGGAATGGAAAAGGTAATTTCAGAATATGGAGGGAGCTACTCTGCTGAGCTAACAAAGAGTT GTGACAAATACAAAGTTGCTCGAAAATGGGGTCACATTCAAATTGTCACACGGAAATGGTTTCAGCAGTCCATCGATAAAAAGG TTTGTCTCAATGAAGAGTCATATCCTGTTCTCGGTTCCATACCCTTGACAAGAGGAGTGCGAGATTTGGGGGTTCATAATGGTCTAGAAAAGTTTCCTTCGGCTGCAACTGCGTCCGCGGCAGATTCATATGTTTCTTGTGCTCAGTCTAGAGACTCAGATATAGAAGCTTCTGCTTCACAAAATGTTTTTCCCACTTCTATGAATCCCAGTACCGATGTTAAAGAACCAGGTGGAGGCCCAACGGCAAGGCCGCAAGAGCAAAACATTGATGGTTGTACTGCCAGGGATTCAGAATCCGAAGACAATGACTTGTACTTATCAGATTGTAGAATTTTCTTGCTTGGTTTTGAAGCTTCTGAAATGCGTAAACTTGCTAAGTTGGTCCGCAGAGGTGGTGGATCCCGGTATATGCTGCTTAACGAAAGAATGACTCATATTGTTGTTGGAACTCCTTCAGAGAG TGAGAAAAGAGAAGCAAGGAGTGTTGCAGCTTCTGGTGTCATTCAAGTAGTCATACCCAGTTGGCTTGAAGATTGTGATcgtgagaaaaaagaaatccccgttcataatatatatactgcTAACCACTTGATTCTTCCAAGAG aTTCTGCATGCTTGACCAAGGGGTCATTTGCAAGGATGTCAAGTATGGAACAGACTAAAAATACTCACGACCAGACCATGGtatatgattcttcttcaaggAGTATCAATGTCTCAAATGGGCCAGCAACTTTACtgggaaaaaacaaagaagcaatGCAGGAATTTGGCAGAAAAGATGAGATTCATACAGGAAGAAAAATAGTATCACCCACGCAAAAAGAAACACTTATTTCCCTTGTAACTTGTGAAAGCAAAGAACAACGGAGTATTCAATGTGAATTCAGTGGTCAGAACGATCAAGAAAGAAAGTCATCTGTATTTAAGGGggaaacattttgtttctcGCATTCTTTTCCTGAAGATAGG CGACCGCAAATCGTGGAATGGGTGAATCAAGGAGGGGGAGAGGTGGTAAATGATCCTTTGATAAATAACGCACATTTTACTATTGAATGCCATGGTGGGTTCCAAAGTACCGAGACTACCCAAACTATCTATGTCTCAAGTCATTGGGTTCGAAATTGTTTAAAG GTTGGTTGTTTACTTGCTGTTAGTAGTCATATCCTCTACTCACCTCTTCCCTGCCAGACACCTTTGCCTGGATTCGAAAGCCTTTGCATATGTAGTTCCCAACATAATGAGAAGAATGTAGAACTCCTGAGAAATTTGAGTGTCGTTCTTGGAGCAGATTTTGTGGAAAGACTAACCAGGAAAGTGACTCACTTGATATGCAACTTTGCAAAAGGAGATAAGTATGTGAGAGCTTCCAAGTGGGGAATAATTTCCGTGACACCTGACTGGCTTTATGAATGTGTTAGACAG AATCAAGTTGTTTGTACAGATAACTTCCATCCAAGGGAATTGACCACTCAAGATCGAGAAGCAGGGTCTCAGTTTCATACACAGTTTGTACCAATGGCCTCAAGGGACAGTATGTCTCTACCTGTAAGTCACTCTGAAGACAGGgaaaaaattcaaagttttgCTGGCAAAAGTGGTTGCGGGAAAGGTGAAGTATATAACAGACTTGGAGAAATTGGAAAGGAACAAACTTTTCCGTCTAAGAAGGCAAAACTTTTGAGAGATGGTCAAGAAAGTGATGTGTTTCCTGTGAGAGAACTTCCAAGCAATTGTGATCGTCCTTCGCATTCTGGAGATGGCATTGTGACTGGATATGATGTAGCAAGTGGTCGTGAAGTTCCAGATGTGGCTGATACTATTGAGGATCTGTTAGAGCAGACAAGCAAA ATTCAAGATCAGAAGTCTCCTGGGAGGATTTTAGAAAAGACT CATTTTTCAACTAGTGAACAATACAACACTGGGAATCACTCTGTCACTGGCCTGTCTAGACACTGGATAAACAG GGTCCATAAGAATGACGACATGGGCAGTCCTCCAGGAGATGCAACTACTGACACTTACGGAAACTTTAGTGAGACGCAGACAGAATCACAG GTTGTTGGTTACGAGGAAGATCTTTCAGGAAGGCAGATGCTTATAGACAGAGTTAGAACACGAAGCAGCTTAACATAA
- the MEI1 gene encoding transcription coactivator, whose protein sequence is MKTTQLFKGANVFMSRNLVPPEVFDTLLDAFKLNGAEIFLCCDPSRSGPSDFHVIASPDHEKFKDLKAKGCNLIGPQCALFCAKEGRPLPQRGFTCCLAMDGLKVLASGFLVDEKVKIKELVTSMGGVLLSRASSDVNFVIVKNVLAAKYKWALNKKPIVTLNWLHRCWNEHRVVPQEPYKIPPFSGLTICVTRIPADERKGMEKVISEYGGSYSAELTKSCTHLIADAAEGDKYKVARKWGHIQIVTRKWFQQSIDKKVCLNEESYPVLGSIPLTRGVRDLGVHNGLEKFPSAATASAADSYVSCAQSRDSDIEASASQNVFPTSMNPSTDVKEPGGGPTARPQEQNIDGCTARDSESEDNDLYLSDCRIFLLGFEASEMRKLAKLVRRGGGSRYMLLNERMTHIVVGTPSESEKREARSVAASGVIQVVIPSWLEDCDREKKEIPVHNIYTANHLILPRDSACLTKGSFARMSSMEQTKNTHDQTMVYDSSSRSINVSNGPATLLGKNKEAMQEFGRKDEIHTGRKIVSPTQKETLISLVTCESKEQRSIQCEFSGQNDQERKSSVFKGETFCFSHSFPEDRRPQIVEWVNQGGGEVVNDPLINNAHFTIECHGGFQSTETTQTIYVSSHWVRNCLKVGCLLAVSSHILYSPLPCQTPLPGFESLCICSSQHNEKNVELLRNLSVVLGADFVERLTRKVTHLICNFAKGDKYVRASKWGIISVTPDWLYECVRQNQVVCTDNFHPRELTTQDREAGSQFHTQFVPMASRDSMSLPVSHSEDREKIQSFAGKSGCGKGEVYNRLGEIGKEQTFPSKKAKLLRDGQESDVFPVRELPSNCDRPSHSGDGIVTGYDVASGREVPDVADTIEDLLEQTSKIQDQKSPGRILEKTVSLKFVCSFIFFFVGNQYLALFDSLMTKQHFSTSEQYNTGNHSVTGLSRHWINRVHKNDDMGSPPGDATTDTYGNFSETQTESQVVGYEEDLSGRQMLIDRVRTRSSLT, encoded by the exons ATGAAGACGACGCAACTGTTCAAAGGGGCAAATGTTTTTATGTCTCGGAATCTGGTGCCTCCTGAAGTCTTCGACACACTTCTCGATGCTTTCAAGCTTAACGGTGCCGAAATCTTCCTCTGCTGCGACCCATCTCGGAGTGGTCCCTCTGATTTCCATGTCATCGCTTCTCCCGATCAT GAGAAATTTAAGGATCTTAAAGCCAAGGGTTGTAACTTAATAG GTCCGCAATGTGCGCTCTTCTGTGCAAAAGAGGGTAGACCACTGCCACAAAGGGGATTCACTTGTTGCCTAGCCATGGATGGTCTAAAAGTTCTTGCTTCTGGTTTTCTGGTAGATGAGAAG GTCAAGATCAAGGAGTTGGTTACTTCCATGGGGGGCGTTTTACTTTCCAGAGCTTCTTCTGATGTGAACTTCGTCATTGTGAAAAATGTCTTGGCTGCCAAGTACAAG TGGGCCCTGAATAAGAAGCCAATCGTTACTCTGAATTGGTTACATCGGTGTTGGAATGAGCACCGTGTGGTTCCTCAGGAACCATATAAGATTCCTCCTTTTTCTGGATTGACAATCTGTGTCACAAGAATTCCAGCAG ATGAACGCAAGGGAATGGAAAAGGTAATTTCAGAATATGGAGGGAGCTACTCTGCTGAGCTAACAAAGAGTTGTACACATTTGATCGCTGAT GCTGCTGAAGGTGACAAATACAAAGTTGCTCGAAAATGGGGTCACATTCAAATTGTCACACGGAAATGGTTTCAGCAGTCCATCGATAAAAAGG TTTGTCTCAATGAAGAGTCATATCCTGTTCTCGGTTCCATACCCTTGACAAGAGGAGTGCGAGATTTGGGGGTTCATAATGGTCTAGAAAAGTTTCCTTCGGCTGCAACTGCGTCCGCGGCAGATTCATATGTTTCTTGTGCTCAGTCTAGAGACTCAGATATAGAAGCTTCTGCTTCACAAAATGTTTTTCCCACTTCTATGAATCCCAGTACCGATGTTAAAGAACCAGGTGGAGGCCCAACGGCAAGGCCGCAAGAGCAAAACATTGATGGTTGTACTGCCAGGGATTCAGAATCCGAAGACAATGACTTGTACTTATCAGATTGTAGAATTTTCTTGCTTGGTTTTGAAGCTTCTGAAATGCGTAAACTTGCTAAGTTGGTCCGCAGAGGTGGTGGATCCCGGTATATGCTGCTTAACGAAAGAATGACTCATATTGTTGTTGGAACTCCTTCAGAGAG TGAGAAAAGAGAAGCAAGGAGTGTTGCAGCTTCTGGTGTCATTCAAGTAGTCATACCCAGTTGGCTTGAAGATTGTGATcgtgagaaaaaagaaatccccgttcataatatatatactgcTAACCACTTGATTCTTCCAAGAG aTTCTGCATGCTTGACCAAGGGGTCATTTGCAAGGATGTCAAGTATGGAACAGACTAAAAATACTCACGACCAGACCATGGtatatgattcttcttcaaggAGTATCAATGTCTCAAATGGGCCAGCAACTTTACtgggaaaaaacaaagaagcaatGCAGGAATTTGGCAGAAAAGATGAGATTCATACAGGAAGAAAAATAGTATCACCCACGCAAAAAGAAACACTTATTTCCCTTGTAACTTGTGAAAGCAAAGAACAACGGAGTATTCAATGTGAATTCAGTGGTCAGAACGATCAAGAAAGAAAGTCATCTGTATTTAAGGGggaaacattttgtttctcGCATTCTTTTCCTGAAGATAGG CGACCGCAAATCGTGGAATGGGTGAATCAAGGAGGGGGAGAGGTGGTAAATGATCCTTTGATAAATAACGCACATTTTACTATTGAATGCCATGGTGGGTTCCAAAGTACCGAGACTACCCAAACTATCTATGTCTCAAGTCATTGGGTTCGAAATTGTTTAAAG GTTGGTTGTTTACTTGCTGTTAGTAGTCATATCCTCTACTCACCTCTTCCCTGCCAGACACCTTTGCCTGGATTCGAAAGCCTTTGCATATGTAGTTCCCAACATAATGAGAAGAATGTAGAACTCCTGAGAAATTTGAGTGTCGTTCTTGGAGCAGATTTTGTGGAAAGACTAACCAGGAAAGTGACTCACTTGATATGCAACTTTGCAAAAGGAGATAAGTATGTGAGAGCTTCCAAGTGGGGAATAATTTCCGTGACACCTGACTGGCTTTATGAATGTGTTAGACAG AATCAAGTTGTTTGTACAGATAACTTCCATCCAAGGGAATTGACCACTCAAGATCGAGAAGCAGGGTCTCAGTTTCATACACAGTTTGTACCAATGGCCTCAAGGGACAGTATGTCTCTACCTGTAAGTCACTCTGAAGACAGGgaaaaaattcaaagttttgCTGGCAAAAGTGGTTGCGGGAAAGGTGAAGTATATAACAGACTTGGAGAAATTGGAAAGGAACAAACTTTTCCGTCTAAGAAGGCAAAACTTTTGAGAGATGGTCAAGAAAGTGATGTGTTTCCTGTGAGAGAACTTCCAAGCAATTGTGATCGTCCTTCGCATTCTGGAGATGGCATTGTGACTGGATATGATGTAGCAAGTGGTCGTGAAGTTCCAGATGTGGCTGATACTATTGAGGATCTGTTAGAGCAGACAAGCAAA ATTCAAGATCAGAAGTCTCCTGGGAGGATTTTAGAAAAGACTGTATCCTTAAAGTTTGTGTGctcattcattttttttttcgtggGTAATCAATATTTGGCATTGTTTGACTCCTTGATGACAAAACAGCATTTTTCAACTAGTGAACAATACAACACTGGGAATCACTCTGTCACTGGCCTGTCTAGACACTGGATAAACAG GGTCCATAAGAATGACGACATGGGCAGTCCTCCAGGAGATGCAACTACTGACACTTACGGAAACTTTAGTGAGACGCAGACAGAATCACAG GTTGTTGGTTACGAGGAAGATCTTTCAGGAAGGCAGATGCTTATAGACAGAGTTAGAACACGAAGCAGCTTAACATAA